The genomic stretch ACAACCCTTTATTTATCTATGGGGGCGTCGGCTTAGGGAAAACACACTTAATGCATGCGATCGGCCATTATGTAATAGATCATAATCCTTCTGCCAAAGTGGTTTATCTGTCTTCTGAGAAATTTACAAACGAATTCATCAACTCTATCCGAGATAATAAAGCCGTCGACTTCCGCAATCGCTATCGAAATGTTGATGTGCTTTTGATAGATGATATTCAATTTTTAGCGGGGAAAGAACAAACCCAGGAAGAATTTTTCCATACATTTAACACATTACACGAAGAAAGCAAACAAATCGTCATTTCAAGTGACCGGCCGCCAAAGGAAATTCCGACACTTGAAGACAGATTGCGCTCACGTTTTGAATGGGGACTTATTACAGATATCACACCGCCTGATCTAGAAACGAGAATTGCAATTTTAAGAAAAAAGGCCAAAGCAGAGGGCCTCGATATTCCGAACGAGGTTATGCTTTACATCGCGAATCAAATCGACAGCAATATTCGGGAACTCGAAGGAGCATTAATCAGAGTTGTCGCTTATTCATCTTTAATTAATAAAGATATTAATGCTGATCTGGCCGCTGAGGCGTTGAAAGATATTATTCCTTCCTCAAAACCGAAAGTCATTACGATAAAAGAAATTCAGAGGGTAGTAGGCCAGCAATTTAATATTAAACTCGAGGATTTCAAAGCAAAAAAACGGACAAAGTCAGTAGCTTTTCCGCGTCAAATCGCCATGTACTTATCAAGGGAAATGACTGATTCCTCTCTTCCTAAAATCGGTGAAGAGTTTGGAGGACGTGATCATACGACCGTTATTCATGCGCATGAAAAAATTTCAAAACTGCTGGCAGATGATGAACAGCTTCAGCAGCATGTAAAAGAAATTAAAGAACAGCTTAAATAGCAGGACCGGGGATCAATCGGGGAAAGTGTGAATAACTTTTCGGAAGTCATACACAGTCTGTCCACATGTGGATAGGCTGTGTTTCCTGTCTTTTTCACAACTTATCCACAAATCCACAGGCCCTACTATTACTTCTACTATTTTTTATAAATATATATATTAATACATTATCCGTTAGGAGGATAAAAATGAAATTCACGATTCAAAAAGATCGTCTTGTTGAAAGTGTCCAAGATGTATTAAAAGCAGTTTCATCCAGAACCACGATTCCCATTCTGACTGGTATTAAAATTGTTGCATCAGATGATGGAGTATCCTTTACAGGGAGTGACTCAGATATTTCTATTGAATCCTTCATTCCAAAAGAAGAAGGAGATAAAGAAATCGTCACTATTGAACAGCCC from Bacillus subtilis subsp. subtilis str. 168 encodes the following:
- the dnaA gene encoding chromosomal replication initiator informational ATPase (Evidence 1a: Function from experimental evidences in the studied strain; PubMedId: 2167836, 2846289, 12682299, 16120674, 1779750, 28166228; Product type f : factor) gives rise to the protein MENILDLWNQALAQIEKKLSKPSFETWMKSTKAHSLQGDTLTITAPNEFARDWLESRYLHLIADTIYELTGEELSIKFVIPQNQDVEDFMPKPQVKKAVKEDTSDFPQNMLNPKYTFDTFVIGSGNRFAHAASLAVAEAPAKAYNPLFIYGGVGLGKTHLMHAIGHYVIDHNPSAKVVYLSSEKFTNEFINSIRDNKAVDFRNRYRNVDVLLIDDIQFLAGKEQTQEEFFHTFNTLHEESKQIVISSDRPPKEIPTLEDRLRSRFEWGLITDITPPDLETRIAILRKKAKAEGLDIPNEVMLYIANQIDSNIRELEGALIRVVAYSSLINKDINADLAAEALKDIIPSSKPKVITIKEIQRVVGQQFNIKLEDFKAKKRTKSVAFPRQIAMYLSREMTDSSLPKIGEEFGGRDHTTVIHAHEKISKLLADDEQLQQHVKEIKEQLK